Proteins encoded together in one Luteimonas fraxinea window:
- a CDS encoding CBU_0592 family membrane protein → MDLQWHQWCGIVGAFLVVLAYFLLQVTRFSGAGLPYLLLNLFGAIGLAVSLYGAFSMPVLIMQLAWIAISLFGIVRTLGARGRMRSGLSSR, encoded by the coding sequence ATGGATCTGCAATGGCACCAGTGGTGCGGCATCGTCGGTGCGTTTCTCGTCGTGCTCGCGTATTTCCTGTTGCAGGTCACCCGTTTCTCGGGCGCGGGCCTGCCGTATCTGCTGCTGAACCTGTTCGGTGCGATTGGTCTGGCTGTGTCGTTGTATGGCGCTTTCAGCATGCCGGTGTTGATCATGCAGTTGGCGTGGATTGCGATCAGCTTGTTCGGGATTGTCAGGACGTTGGGGGCGCGGGGGCGGATGCGCTCTGGTCTTTCATCCAGGTAA
- the rnt gene encoding ribonuclease T, whose amino-acid sequence MSRRFRGFLPVVVDVETGGFESRRHALLEIAAIPLNIDEDGNLVPGASAHTHVEPADGTHIDPQSLEVTGIDIHHPFRFAKPEREALEHIFNHVRNAVRHHECQRAILVGHNAHFDLGFINAAVARTQHKRNPFHPFSVFDTVTLAGVAYGQTVLARAVQAAGLQWDQTQAHSALYDTTLTAQLFCRIANAWPKMAAPAATAD is encoded by the coding sequence ATGTCCCGCCGGTTCCGCGGCTTTCTGCCAGTGGTCGTCGACGTCGAAACCGGTGGTTTCGAGTCCCGCCGCCATGCGTTGCTGGAGATCGCGGCGATCCCTCTGAACATCGACGAGGACGGCAATCTCGTACCGGGTGCGTCCGCGCATACGCATGTCGAACCGGCCGACGGCACGCACATCGATCCGCAGTCGCTCGAAGTGACCGGCATCGACATCCACCATCCGTTCCGGTTCGCGAAGCCCGAGCGCGAAGCGCTGGAGCACATCTTCAATCACGTCCGCAACGCGGTGCGGCACCACGAATGCCAGCGCGCGATCCTGGTCGGCCACAACGCGCATTTCGATCTGGGCTTCATCAATGCCGCAGTCGCGCGCACCCAGCACAAGCGCAACCCCTTCCATCCCTTCAGCGTGTTCGACACGGTCACGCTCGCCGGCGTCGCCTACGGACAGACGGTCCTGGCGCGCGCGGTGCAGGCCGCAGGCCTGCAGTGGGACCAGACGCAGGCACATTCCGCGCTCTACGACACCACGCTGACCGCGCAGCTGTTCTGCCGTATCGCCAACGCCTGGCCGAAGATGGCGGCGCCGGCAGCGACCGCCGACTGA
- the pstA gene encoding phosphate ABC transporter permease PstA, translating into MAVATVTERERQIADRLYARRRIQNGVAVAMGCLTAAFGLFFLGWILWTLISKAAGGVNPALFTQMTPPPMVEGGLLNAFFGSAVMCGLAIAIGTPLGVAAGTWLSEFGRARKAGVVVRFINDILLSAPSIVLGLFVYTAFVMTTGGRFSALAGAIALAFIVLPVVVRTTDEMLQLVPTQMREAALSLGVPQWKVVVQVLYRSASAGIVTGVLLALARISGETAPLLFTAFGNQYWNNNIMQPMASVPVVMYQYAGSPYESWQQLAWAGALVLTCFVLLVSLGARAILLRNKISHD; encoded by the coding sequence ATGGCCGTCGCCACCGTCACCGAACGCGAGCGCCAGATCGCCGACCGTCTGTATGCGCGTCGTCGCATCCAGAACGGCGTCGCCGTCGCGATGGGCTGCCTCACCGCCGCGTTCGGTCTGTTCTTCCTCGGCTGGATCCTGTGGACGCTGATCTCCAAGGCCGCCGGCGGCGTCAATCCGGCGCTGTTCACCCAGATGACCCCACCTCCGATGGTCGAAGGCGGTCTGCTCAACGCCTTCTTCGGCAGCGCGGTGATGTGCGGCCTGGCGATCGCGATCGGCACGCCGCTCGGCGTCGCCGCCGGCACCTGGCTTTCCGAGTTCGGTCGCGCCCGCAAGGCCGGCGTGGTCGTGCGCTTCATCAACGACATCCTGCTGTCGGCACCGTCGATCGTGCTGGGCCTGTTCGTCTACACCGCATTCGTGATGACGACCGGCGGCCGCTTCTCGGCGCTGGCCGGCGCGATCGCACTGGCCTTCATCGTGTTGCCGGTGGTCGTGCGCACGACCGACGAAATGCTGCAGCTGGTGCCCACGCAGATGCGCGAGGCCGCGCTGTCGCTCGGCGTACCGCAGTGGAAAGTCGTCGTGCAGGTGCTCTATCGCAGCGCATCGGCCGGCATCGTCACCGGCGTGCTGCTCGCGCTGGCGCGCATCTCCGGCGAAACCGCACCACTGCTGTTCACCGCGTTCGGCAACCAGTACTGGAACAACAACATCATGCAGCCGATGGCGAGCGTGCCGGTGGTGATGTACCAGTACGCCGGCAGCCCGTACGAGTCCTGGCAGCAGCTGGCCTGGGCCGGCGCGCTGGTGCTCACCTGTTTCGTGTTGCTGGTCAGCCTGGGCGCCCGCGCCATCCTGCTGCGCAACAAGATCTCCCATGACTAA
- the rlmB gene encoding 23S rRNA (guanosine(2251)-2'-O)-methyltransferase RlmB — protein sequence MTNKQNQWIVGINAVAAAVEHDAENVREVLLEAGAKNPRVVEIESAARRRDIEVRRVNQQALDGVAGGLRHQGAVARYAAAKTWDENELEGLVEAAEGKALLLVLDGVQDPHNLGACLRSAAAAGVTAVVIPKDKAVQVNATVRKTSAGAADSIPVVRVTNLSRTLRDLQKLGVWIYGLAGEATATLYATDLRGNVALVLGGEADGLRRLTREHCDGLVTIPMPGGDALGGVESLNVSVAAGVTLFEAVRQRLA from the coding sequence ATGACCAACAAGCAGAACCAGTGGATCGTCGGCATCAATGCCGTGGCCGCGGCCGTCGAACACGACGCCGAGAACGTGCGCGAGGTGCTGCTGGAAGCGGGCGCGAAGAATCCGCGCGTCGTCGAGATCGAATCGGCCGCGCGCCGCCGCGACATCGAGGTGCGCCGGGTCAACCAGCAGGCACTCGACGGCGTCGCCGGTGGCCTGCGGCATCAGGGCGCGGTCGCGCGCTACGCCGCCGCGAAGACCTGGGACGAGAACGAACTCGAAGGCCTGGTCGAGGCCGCAGAGGGCAAGGCGCTGCTGCTGGTACTCGACGGCGTGCAGGACCCGCACAATCTCGGCGCCTGCCTGCGCAGTGCGGCCGCCGCAGGTGTCACCGCCGTGGTGATCCCCAAGGACAAGGCCGTGCAGGTCAACGCGACCGTGCGCAAGACGTCGGCCGGCGCGGCGGACAGCATCCCGGTGGTGCGTGTGACCAACCTGTCGCGCACGCTGCGCGATCTGCAGAAGCTGGGCGTGTGGATCTATGGCCTGGCCGGCGAAGCCACCGCGACGCTGTATGCGACCGACCTGCGCGGCAACGTCGCGCTGGTGCTGGGCGGCGAGGCCGATGGCCTGCGTCGCCTGACCCGCGAGCACTGCGACGGCCTGGTGACGATTCCGATGCCGGGCGGCGATGCACTGGGCGGTGTCGAGAGCCTCAACGTCTCGGTCGCCGCCGGCGTGACCCTGTTCGAGGCCGTGCGCCAGCGCCTGGCCTGA
- the pstS gene encoding phosphate ABC transporter substrate-binding protein PstS: MSRQTIRIGALALSSLIFLAACGGNSADAPAGQAAEGAPGAAQPAGDRVAAEISGAGASFIFPLVSKWSADYNAATGNKVNYQSIGSGGGIAQIKAGTVDFGSSDKPLDSAELQAAGLGQFPSAIGGVVPVLNVDGLQPGQLKLTGSLLADIFLGKVATWNDPAIAALNPGVTLPAGKISIVHRSDGSGTTFNFSNYLSKVSESWKSTVGEGTSVQWPSGVGGKGNEGVASYVQQIKGSIGYVELAYALQNNMPYASLQNAAGNWVQPSEESFAAAAATADWASAQDFNLVITNAPGPDAWPITATNFMLMHKQPKDAARSQAARDFFKWAFESGQAQASELHYVPLPAELVQQIEAYWAAEFK, from the coding sequence ATGTCCCGTCAGACGATCCGGATCGGTGCCCTCGCGCTGTCCTCGCTCATCTTCCTCGCCGCCTGTGGCGGCAACAGCGCGGACGCGCCGGCCGGTCAGGCTGCCGAAGGCGCTCCGGGCGCCGCACAGCCGGCTGGCGACCGCGTCGCTGCCGAGATCTCGGGCGCCGGTGCGTCGTTCATCTTCCCGCTGGTGTCGAAGTGGTCGGCCGACTACAACGCCGCCACCGGCAACAAGGTCAATTACCAGTCGATCGGTTCGGGCGGCGGTATCGCGCAGATCAAGGCGGGCACGGTGGACTTCGGTTCGTCCGACAAGCCGCTCGACAGCGCCGAGCTGCAGGCCGCGGGCCTGGGCCAGTTCCCGTCGGCGATCGGCGGCGTGGTGCCGGTGCTCAACGTCGACGGCCTGCAGCCGGGCCAGCTGAAGCTGACCGGTTCGCTGCTGGCGGACATCTTCCTCGGCAAGGTCGCCACCTGGAACGACCCGGCGATCGCCGCCCTCAACCCCGGCGTGACCCTGCCGGCCGGCAAGATCAGCATCGTCCACCGCTCGGACGGTTCGGGCACCACGTTCAACTTCTCCAACTACCTGTCGAAGGTCAGCGAGTCGTGGAAGTCGACCGTCGGCGAAGGCACTTCGGTGCAGTGGCCGTCGGGCGTGGGTGGCAAGGGCAACGAAGGCGTCGCCTCGTACGTGCAGCAGATCAAGGGGTCGATCGGCTACGTCGAATTGGCCTACGCGCTGCAGAACAACATGCCTTACGCCTCGCTGCAGAACGCGGCCGGCAACTGGGTGCAGCCGAGCGAGGAAAGCTTCGCCGCGGCCGCCGCAACCGCCGACTGGGCGAGCGCGCAGGACTTCAACCTGGTCATCACCAACGCGCCCGGTCCGGACGCGTGGCCGATCACCGCGACCAACTTCATGCTGATGCACAAGCAGCCGAAGGACGCCGCACGCAGCCAGGCCGCGCGCGACTTCTTCAAGTGGGCGTTCGAGTCGGGCCAGGCGCAGGCCAGCGAGCTGCACTACGTGCCGCTGCCGGCCGAGCTGGTGCAGCAGATCGAGGCCTACTGGGCAGCCGAGTTCAAGTGA
- a CDS encoding OprO/OprP family phosphate-selective porin yields MRHSILAASVALAVASVSFSAAAQSQNRESEVALLRAQLAEMQAKIDALEVRTDAQSDINIGTQESLDKMATTMPVVDTKGGLKVTSADKKFEFSAGGRIHFDAYAFDRDEAATTGTTEFRRARITLQGKAYGWDYKFEQDFAAGSGLDGFRDVYIAKSALGGKFTIGHFKPYRSMEELTSSNEILMMERPFASATGLFNGRQFQQGVGYMRADGNYTAGLSVFNLRSASGSRNEGVGAAGRFTFAPINTEDSTLHFGGWASQENVNQGSTDLTFAANYAGRRGPAQTIATTTAGSRNQVTAVGVEAAGSFGPLFFQAEYANATYGRPLGADQDVATWYVQGSWLLNGGHKAYKPANGIFASPKVADTGLWELTARYDTVENKDIRNMDVSSWIVGMNYYVNPNLRFMFNYTKGDNTFTGDETGQYALRTQFSF; encoded by the coding sequence ATGCGTCATTCCATCCTGGCCGCGTCCGTCGCACTCGCCGTCGCGTCCGTCTCGTTCTCCGCCGCCGCCCAGAGCCAGAACCGGGAGTCCGAAGTCGCCCTGCTGCGAGCGCAGCTGGCCGAAATGCAGGCCAAGATCGACGCGCTCGAAGTCCGCACCGACGCGCAGTCCGACATCAACATCGGCACGCAGGAGAGCCTGGACAAGATGGCGACCACGATGCCGGTCGTCGACACCAAGGGCGGCCTGAAGGTCACCTCGGCCGACAAGAAGTTCGAGTTCTCGGCGGGTGGCCGCATCCACTTCGATGCCTACGCCTTCGACCGCGACGAAGCCGCGACCACCGGCACCACCGAATTCCGCCGCGCGCGCATCACGCTGCAGGGCAAGGCCTACGGCTGGGATTACAAGTTCGAACAGGACTTCGCGGCCGGCAGCGGCCTCGACGGCTTCCGCGACGTCTACATCGCCAAGTCGGCGCTGGGCGGCAAGTTCACCATCGGTCACTTCAAGCCCTACCGCTCGATGGAAGAGCTGACCAGCTCCAACGAAATCCTGATGATGGAGCGTCCGTTCGCATCGGCGACCGGCCTGTTCAACGGCCGCCAGTTCCAGCAGGGCGTGGGTTACATGCGCGCCGATGGCAACTACACCGCCGGCCTGTCGGTGTTCAATCTGCGCAGCGCCTCCGGCTCCCGCAACGAAGGCGTCGGCGCTGCCGGCCGCTTTACGTTCGCGCCGATCAACACCGAAGACAGCACGCTGCACTTCGGCGGCTGGGCCAGCCAGGAAAACGTCAACCAGGGTTCGACTGACCTGACCTTCGCGGCCAACTACGCAGGCCGTCGCGGCCCGGCGCAGACGATCGCCACCACCACCGCGGGCAGCCGCAACCAGGTCACTGCAGTTGGCGTCGAAGCCGCCGGCTCGTTCGGTCCGCTGTTCTTCCAGGCCGAGTACGCCAACGCCACCTACGGCCGTCCGCTGGGCGCCGACCAGGACGTTGCCACGTGGTACGTGCAGGGCAGCTGGCTGCTCAACGGCGGCCACAAGGCCTACAAGCCGGCCAACGGCATCTTCGCGTCGCCCAAGGTGGCCGACACGGGTCTGTGGGAACTCACCGCGCGCTATGACACGGTCGAAAACAAGGACATCCGCAACATGGATGTCAGCAGCTGGATCGTCGGCATGAACTACTACGTCAATCCGAACCTGCGCTTCATGTTCAACTACACGAAGGGCGACAACACCTTCACCGGTGACGAGACCGGCCAGTACGCACTGCGTACGCAGTTCTCGTTCTGA
- a CDS encoding metallophosphoesterase codes for MLSVVAIVLASYLVLRVVFPLRLPWPVRAGLAVLVYGLALHHRIVARFAGSMASPELPKLVIAALGTGFIALLLTALFVLLLDVVTLLLWALRRRDALATMRGPWLRPGAAALALLLSAYGTWQAMVVPQVRQIEVSIAGLPQAFDGYRVLQLTDIHASRLLTGDWVAGVVAASNAQQADLIVITGDLVDGSVTARANDVRPLADLRAPDGVIAITGNHEYYGEYRGWMNAFRAMGMEVLENAHVRVERDGAALTIAGVTDPVAERYGQALPDIDAAIAGADPQAPIILLDHRPVEARENAKRGVVLQLSGHTHGGHIIGMDRLVARANGGFVSGLYPVDGMQLYVSNGAGLWPGFATRIGVPSEIAVITLRRADG; via the coding sequence GTGCTGAGTGTCGTTGCGATCGTTCTTGCGTCCTATCTGGTGCTGCGTGTGGTGTTTCCCTTGCGTCTGCCCTGGCCGGTGCGTGCGGGACTGGCGGTGCTGGTCTACGGATTGGCGCTGCACCACCGCATCGTCGCGCGCTTCGCCGGCAGCATGGCGTCGCCGGAACTGCCGAAGCTCGTCATCGCCGCGCTCGGCACGGGCTTCATCGCGCTGCTGCTGACCGCACTGTTCGTGCTGCTGCTCGACGTGGTGACGCTGCTGCTCTGGGCGCTGCGTCGCCGCGATGCGCTCGCGACAATGCGCGGCCCGTGGCTGCGGCCCGGTGCTGCAGCGCTCGCGTTGCTGCTGTCGGCCTACGGCACGTGGCAGGCGATGGTGGTGCCGCAGGTGCGGCAGATCGAGGTGTCGATCGCGGGCCTGCCGCAGGCCTTCGACGGCTATCGCGTGCTGCAGCTGACCGACATCCACGCCAGCCGTCTGCTGACCGGCGACTGGGTCGCCGGCGTGGTCGCCGCATCCAATGCGCAGCAGGCGGATCTGATCGTCATCACCGGTGATCTCGTCGACGGCAGCGTGACTGCGCGTGCGAACGACGTGCGCCCGCTCGCGGATCTGCGTGCGCCGGATGGTGTCATCGCGATCACCGGCAATCACGAGTACTACGGCGAGTACCGCGGCTGGATGAACGCGTTCCGCGCGATGGGCATGGAGGTGCTGGAAAACGCGCACGTCCGTGTCGAACGCGACGGCGCGGCGTTGACGATCGCCGGTGTCACCGATCCGGTCGCCGAGCGCTACGGGCAGGCGCTGCCGGACATCGATGCCGCGATCGCGGGCGCCGATCCTCAGGCGCCGATCATCCTGCTCGACCACCGCCCGGTCGAAGCACGCGAGAACGCGAAGCGTGGCGTCGTGCTGCAGCTGTCGGGCCATACGCACGGCGGCCACATCATCGGCATGGACCGGCTGGTGGCGCGCGCGAATGGCGGCTTCGTGTCCGGTCTGTACCCGGTCGACGGCATGCAGCTCTATGTCAGCAACGGCGCCGGTCTGTGGCCGGGTTTCGCGACCCGGATCGGCGTGCCGTCCGAGATCGCGGTGATCACGCTGCGCCGCGCGGACGGCTGA
- the pstC gene encoding phosphate ABC transporter permease subunit PstC produces MNAATLHAAPPAPSKRDIRDARADRLFKIVLTATVVFVMLALAGAALSMLWGGRDALSSQGLSFFTTADWNPVENRYGALAPIVGTIVTALIAMVIAVPVSFGIAFFLTEVAPRWLRGPVGTAIELLAGIPSIIYGMWGLFVLVPVMTTYITPWLNDTLGEVPYLGVLFRGPPLGIGTLTAGFVLAIMVIPFISAVMREVFLTVPTRLKESAYALGATKWEVSWDIVLPYTRSAVIGGVFLGLGRALGETMAVAFVIGNSVRLTPSLLEPGTTIAALIANDFGEATETYRSALLLLGFVLFIVTFVVLAIARLMLMQLARKEGK; encoded by the coding sequence ATGAACGCCGCCACCCTCCACGCCGCGCCACCGGCTCCGAGCAAACGCGATATCCGCGATGCGCGCGCCGATCGTCTGTTCAAGATCGTCCTGACTGCCACCGTCGTCTTCGTGATGCTGGCGCTCGCCGGCGCCGCGTTGTCGATGCTCTGGGGCGGCCGCGATGCACTCTCGTCGCAGGGTCTGTCGTTCTTCACCACCGCTGACTGGAATCCGGTCGAGAACCGCTACGGCGCACTCGCACCGATCGTCGGCACCATCGTCACCGCGCTGATCGCGATGGTGATCGCCGTGCCGGTGAGCTTCGGCATCGCCTTCTTCCTGACCGAGGTCGCGCCGCGCTGGCTGCGCGGGCCGGTCGGCACCGCGATCGAACTGCTCGCGGGCATTCCCTCGATCATCTACGGCATGTGGGGCCTGTTCGTGCTCGTGCCGGTGATGACCACCTACATCACCCCGTGGCTCAACGACACGCTCGGCGAAGTGCCGTATCTGGGCGTGCTGTTCCGCGGCCCGCCGCTGGGCATCGGCACGCTGACCGCCGGCTTCGTGCTCGCGATCATGGTCATCCCCTTCATCTCGGCGGTCATGCGCGAAGTTTTCCTGACCGTGCCCACGCGTCTGAAGGAATCGGCCTACGCGCTCGGCGCGACCAAGTGGGAAGTCAGCTGGGACATCGTGCTGCCCTACACGCGCTCGGCCGTGATCGGCGGCGTGTTCCTCGGTCTCGGCCGCGCACTGGGCGAGACGATGGCGGTCGCATTCGTGATCGGCAATTCGGTGCGCCTGACGCCGTCGCTGCTCGAACCCGGCACCACGATCGCCGCGCTGATCGCCAACGACTTCGGTGAAGCCACCGAGACCTACCGCTCGGCGCTGCTGCTGCTCGGTTTCGTGCTCTTCATCGTGACCTTCGTCGTGCTGGCCATCGCCCGCCTGATGCTGATGCAGCTGGCCCGCAAGGAGGGCAAGTAA
- the phoU gene encoding phosphate signaling complex protein PhoU, whose translation MPNQLNDHIVKSYDEERSRLTNEILRMGEMAAAQLESALDVVERRDDKAAERIIANDEAIDALEHEVSQDVMKLALRGPMARDLREILSALRIAADIERVGDYAANVAKRSTALNLAPPLPYTRGLTVLGELAVRQMREVLVAFRDNDPVAAQRVRAQDAEIDTVYTGLFRELLTYMMEDPRAITPCTHLLFMAKNIERIGDHATNIAENIWFMVKGDEPLPPRDKRDFTNTVT comes from the coding sequence ATGCCCAACCAACTGAACGACCACATCGTCAAGAGCTACGACGAAGAGCGCAGCCGTCTGACCAACGAGATCCTGCGCATGGGCGAGATGGCCGCCGCGCAGCTGGAGTCGGCACTGGACGTCGTGGAACGCCGCGATGACAAGGCCGCCGAGCGCATCATCGCCAACGACGAAGCGATCGACGCGCTCGAGCACGAGGTCAGCCAGGACGTCATGAAGCTGGCGCTGCGTGGCCCGATGGCGCGTGACCTGCGCGAGATCCTCTCGGCCCTGCGCATTGCCGCGGACATCGAACGCGTCGGCGACTACGCCGCGAACGTCGCCAAGCGCTCGACCGCGCTCAACCTCGCGCCGCCCCTGCCCTACACCCGTGGCCTGACGGTGCTCGGCGAACTGGCGGTGCGGCAGATGCGCGAAGTGCTGGTCGCGTTCCGCGACAACGATCCGGTCGCCGCCCAGCGCGTGCGCGCGCAGGACGCCGAGATCGACACGGTCTACACCGGCCTGTTCCGCGAGCTGCTGACGTACATGATGGAAGACCCGCGCGCGATCACGCCCTGCACGCACTTGTTGTTCATGGCCAAGAACATCGAACGCATCGGCGACCACGCGACCAACATCGCCGAGAACATCTGGTTCATGGTCAAGGGCGACGAGCCCCTGCCCCCGCGCGACAAGCGGGATTTCACCAATACGGTGACCTGA
- the pstS gene encoding phosphate ABC transporter substrate-binding protein PstS, giving the protein MYALLKNRVAAVALSTTLLATTFAAPAMANDVTGAGASFVYPAMTRWSADYRTATSKQINYQSIGSGGGIAQIKAGTVDFGSSDAPLPPEDLAKSGLIQFPSVIGGVVPILNVEGVAAGAMKLDGATLANIFLGKITRWNDPAIVALNGGITLPDARITVVHRSDGSGTTFNFVNYLSKVSPDWKNGVGEGTTVKWPVGIGGKGNEGVAAYVKQIKGGIGYVELSYAVQNRLAYSRLQNAAGNFVNPSEETFSAAAASANWGASRDFYLVMTNAPGENSWPITATNFILMHRQPRNRAGAKNAQDFFRWVYANGGEQARALGYVPLPAPLVQQIERYWAENARY; this is encoded by the coding sequence ATGTACGCACTGCTCAAGAACCGTGTCGCGGCTGTCGCGCTGTCGACCACGCTGCTGGCGACCACGTTCGCCGCTCCCGCCATGGCCAACGACGTGACCGGCGCAGGCGCATCGTTCGTCTATCCGGCCATGACCCGCTGGTCGGCCGACTACCGCACCGCCACCAGCAAGCAGATCAACTACCAGTCGATCGGATCGGGCGGCGGCATCGCCCAGATCAAGGCCGGCACCGTGGACTTCGGCTCGTCCGACGCCCCGCTGCCGCCGGAAGATCTCGCCAAGTCCGGCCTCATCCAGTTCCCGTCGGTCATCGGCGGTGTGGTGCCGATCCTCAACGTCGAAGGCGTGGCCGCCGGCGCGATGAAGCTCGATGGCGCGACGCTGGCCAACATCTTCCTCGGCAAGATCACCCGCTGGAACGACCCGGCGATCGTCGCGCTCAACGGCGGCATCACCCTGCCCGACGCGCGTATCACCGTCGTGCATCGTTCGGACGGCTCGGGCACCACCTTCAACTTCGTCAACTACCTGTCCAAGGTGAGTCCGGACTGGAAGAACGGCGTCGGCGAAGGCACGACGGTCAAGTGGCCGGTGGGCATCGGCGGCAAGGGCAACGAAGGCGTCGCCGCCTACGTGAAGCAGATCAAGGGCGGCATCGGCTACGTCGAACTGTCGTACGCGGTGCAGAACCGCCTCGCCTATTCGCGTCTGCAGAACGCCGCCGGCAACTTCGTCAATCCGAGCGAAGAAACGTTCTCGGCCGCCGCCGCCAGCGCCAACTGGGGTGCGAGCCGCGATTTCTACCTGGTCATGACGAACGCACCGGGCGAGAACTCCTGGCCGATCACCGCGACCAACTTCATCCTGATGCACCGCCAGCCGCGCAACCGCGCCGGCGCCAAGAACGCCCAGGACTTTTTCCGCTGGGTGTACGCCAACGGCGGCGAGCAGGCACGCGCACTGGGCTACGTCCCGCTGCCCGCTCCGCTGGTGCAGCAGATCGAGCGCTACTGGGCCGAGAACGCCCGCTACTGA
- the pstB gene encoding phosphate ABC transporter ATP-binding protein PstB, with protein sequence MTNLSLDPSMNDLHTAPSQRIQLATHARTQLAPTPVKIAARGLNFHYGDFHALKNIELEIPEKRVTALIGPSGCGKSTLLRIFNRIYALYPKMTASGELLLDGENILAPKYPMNRLRSKVGMVFQKPVPFPMTIFENVAYAIRHHEKLSKAELNVRVEQALTQAALWTEVKDKLNQNALGLSGGQQQRLCIARAVALRPDVLLLDEPTSALDPISTSRIEQLVEELKVDYTIVIVTHNMQQAARVSDFTAFMYLGDLIEHDTTETIFSNPSKQQTEDYITGRFG encoded by the coding sequence ATGACTAATCTCAGCCTGGACCCGTCCATGAACGATCTCCACACCGCTCCGTCGCAGCGCATCCAGCTCGCGACGCATGCGCGCACGCAACTGGCGCCGACGCCGGTCAAGATCGCCGCGCGCGGGCTGAACTTCCACTACGGCGATTTCCACGCGCTCAAGAACATCGAGCTCGAGATTCCCGAAAAGCGCGTGACCGCACTGATCGGCCCGTCGGGCTGCGGCAAGTCGACGCTGCTGCGCATTTTCAACCGCATCTACGCGCTGTATCCGAAGATGACCGCGAGCGGCGAACTGCTGCTCGACGGCGAGAACATCCTCGCGCCGAAGTACCCGATGAACCGTCTGCGTTCGAAGGTCGGCATGGTGTTCCAGAAGCCGGTGCCGTTCCCGATGACGATCTTCGAGAACGTCGCCTACGCGATCCGCCACCACGAGAAGCTGTCGAAGGCCGAGCTCAACGTGCGCGTCGAGCAGGCACTGACCCAGGCCGCGCTGTGGACCGAGGTCAAGGACAAGCTCAACCAGAACGCACTGGGTCTTTCCGGTGGCCAGCAGCAGCGCCTGTGCATCGCACGCGCCGTCGCCCTGCGCCCGGACGTGCTGCTGCTCGACGAACCGACATCGGCGCTCGATCCGATCTCCACCAGCCGCATCGAGCAGCTGGTCGAGGAACTCAAGGTCGACTACACGATCGTCATCGTGACCCACAACATGCAGCAGGCGGCGCGCGTCTCGGACTTCACCGCCTTCATGTATCTGGGCGACCTGATCGAACACGACACCACCGAGACGATCTTCTCCAATCCCTCGAAGCAGCAGACCGAGGACTACATCACCGGTCGCTTCGGCTGA
- the sugE gene encoding quaternary ammonium compound efflux SMR transporter SugE: MSWIILVLAGLFEIGWAIGLKYTEGFTKLWPTVGTVTAMVISVGLLGVAMRDLPVGTAYAIWVGIGAVGTVILGMVLMGDAASPGRLISLGLIIAGIIGLKLAS; this comes from the coding sequence ATGTCCTGGATCATTCTCGTGCTCGCCGGCCTGTTCGAAATCGGCTGGGCGATCGGTCTGAAGTACACCGAAGGTTTCACGAAACTCTGGCCGACCGTCGGCACGGTCACCGCGATGGTGATCAGTGTCGGCTTGCTGGGCGTCGCGATGCGCGATCTGCCGGTCGGAACGGCTTATGCGATCTGGGTCGGGATCGGTGCGGTCGGCACGGTGATTCTCGGCATGGTGCTGATGGGCGATGCGGCGAGTCCGGGGCGGCTGATCAGTCTCGGCTTGATCATCGCCGGCATCATTGGATTGAAGCTCGCGAGCTGA